The Scomber scombrus chromosome 5, fScoSco1.1, whole genome shotgun sequence genome window below encodes:
- the psmd2 gene encoding 26S proteasome non-ATPase regulatory subunit 2: MEEAKNKENKQSEKTDEKEKDKDKGQQPSGKDKDKKEEQELSEEDKQLQEDLEMMVERLSEKNTELYHAALEELRRLIRSSTTSMTSVPKPLKFLRPHYGKLKEIYDGMAPGENRRFCADVVSVLAMTMSGERECLKYRLLGSQEELASWGHEYVRHLAGEVAKEWQEVEENDKTQQETLLKLVREIVPYNMAHNAEHEACDLLMEIERLEMLEDYIDENAYGKVCLYLTSCVSYVPEPENSALLRSALNIFRKFNRYPEALRLALILNDVELVENIFTSCKDIVIQKQMAFMLGRHGMFLELNEDVEDYEDLTEIMSNVQLNSNFLALARELDIMEPKVPDDIYKTHLENNRFGGSGSQVDSARMNLASSFVNGFVNAAFGQDKLLTDDGNKWLYKNKDHGMLSAAASLGMILLWDVDGGLTQIDKYLYSSEDYIKSGALLACGIVNSGVRNECDPALALLSDYVLHNSNVMRIGAIFGLGLAYAGSNREDVLSLLLPVMGDSKSSMEVVGVTALACGMIAVGSCNGDVTSTIVQTIMEKNEQELKDTYARWLPLGLGLNHLGKGEAIETTLAALQVVPEPFRSFANTLVDICAYAGSGNVLKVQQLLHICSEHYEAKEKEKEEDKDKKDKKDKDKKETADMGSHQGVAVLGIALIAMGEEIGSEMALRTFGHLLRYGEPTLRRAVPLALALISVSNPRLNILDTLSKFSHDADPEVSHNSIFAMGMVGSGTNNARLAAMLRQLAQYHAKDPNNLFMVRLAQGLTHLGKGTLTLCPYHSDRQLMSQVAVAGLLTVLVSFLDVKNIILGKSHYILYGLVAAMQPRMLVTFDEELRPLPVSVRVGQAVDVVGQAGKPKAITGFQTHTTPVLLAHGERAELATEEYLPVTPILEGFVILRKNPNYET, encoded by the exons ATGGAGGaggcaaaaaacaaagagaataaGCAGTCCGAAAAGACCGAtgagaaggaaaaagacaagGATAAGGGCCAACAGCCCTCGGGGAAGGACAAGGACAAGAAAGAGGAGCAAGAATTG TCAGAGGAAGACAAGCAGCTGCAAGAGGATTTGGAGATGATGGTCGAGAGACTGAGT GAGAAGAACACGGAGCTGTACCATGCTGCGTTGGAAGAGCTGCGCAGGCTCATCCGCTCCTCAACCACCTCCATGACCTCAGTACCCAAGCCCCTCAAATTCTTGCGCCCTCATTACGGCAAGCTCAAAGAAATCTATGATGGTATGGCCCCCGGAGAGAACAGG CGTTTCTGTGCTGATGTGGTGTCAGTGCTCGCCATGACCATGAGCGGCGAGAGGGAGTGTCTCAAGTACCGTTTGCTGGGCTCCCAGGAAGAGCTGGCCTCCTGGGGACATGAATACGTCAG GCACCTGGCAGGCGAAGTGGCCAAGGAGTggcaggaggtggaggagaatgACAAGACGCAGCAGGAGACACTGCTGAAACTGGTGAGGGAGATCGTGCCCTACAACATGGCGCACAACGCCGAGCACGAGGCGTGCGACCTGCTGATGGAGATCGAGAGGCTGGAAATGCTGGAGGACTACATTGATGAGAACGCCTACGGCAAGGTCTGCCTCTACCTCACCAG CTGTGTGAGCTACGTTCCTGAGCCAGAAAACTCTGCGCTTCTGCGAAGTGCCTTGAACATCTTCAGGAAGTTCAACCGTTACCCAGAGGCCCTCCGACTGGCCCTCATTCTCAATGACGTGGAGCTCGTAGAAAACATCTTCACATCCTGCAAAGACAT AGTCATTCAGAAGCAGATGGCCTTCATGCTGGGCCGCCATGGCATGTTCCTGGAGCTTAATGAGGACGTAGAGGACTATGAGGACCTGACAGAAATCATGTCCAACGTGCAACTGAACAGCAACTTCTTGGCCCTGGCCAGAGAG CTGGACATCATGGAGCCCAAAGTCCCTGACGACATCTACAAAACACACCTGGAAAACAACA GGTTTGGAGGTAGTGGCTCCCAGGTGGACTCAGCTCGTATGAACTTGGCCTCTTCCTTCGTCAACGGCTTTGTCAACGCGGCCTTCGGACAGGACAAGCTGCTCACAGACGACGGCAACAAATGGCTGTACAAGAACAAAGACCATG GCATGTTGAGCGCTGCAGCCTCCCTGGGTATGATCCTGCTGTGGGACGTGGATGGCGGCTTGACACAGATCGACAAATATCTCTATTCTTCTGAGGACTACATCAAG TCCGGTGCTCTCTTGGCCTGTGGCATTGTAAACTCGGGTGTGAGGAATGAATGTGACCCCGCCCTCGCCCTGCTCTCCGACTACGTCCTCCACAACAGCAACGTCATGAGGATAGGAGCCATCTTTGG GTTGGGTCTGGCCTATGCTGGCTCCAACAGAGAAGATGTCCTTTCTCTGCTTCTCCCCGTCATGGGAGACTCCAAATCCAGCATGGAG GTGGTTGGAGTGACAGCGCTGGCTTGCGGTATGATCGCCGTGGGCTCCTGTAACGGTGACGTGACCTCCACCATCGTACAGACCATCATGGAGAAGAACGAACAGGAGCTGAAGGACACATACGCCCGCTGGCTGCCTCTAGGCCTGGGTCTCAACCACCTGG GTAAAGGAGAGGCCATTGAGACGACCCTGGCAGCTCTACAGGTTGTACCCGAACCCTTCCGCAGCTTCGCCAACACACTAGTGGACATATGTGCATATGCAG GTTCTGGCAATGTGCTGAAGGTGCAGCAGCTCCTCCACATCTGCAGCGAGCACTACGAGGCcaaggagaaggaaaaagaggaggacaAGGACAAGAAGGATAAGAAGGACAAAGACAAGAAGGAGACTGCAGACATGGGCTCACACCAG GGTGTGGCTGTTCTAGGTATTGCCCTCATTGCCATGGGTGAGGAGATCGGTTCTGAAATGGCACTGCGAACATTTGGACATCTG CTGCGTTACGGAGAGCCCACCCTGAGGCGAGCGGTGCCCCTCGCCCTGGCTCTCATTTCGGTGTCCAACCCTCGTCTGAACATCTTGGACACCCTCAGCAAGTTCTCCCATGATGCCGACCCAGAGGTCTCCCACAACTCCATCTTTGCTATGGGCATGGTGGGCAGCG GCACAAATAACGCCCGTCTGGCCGCCATGCTGCGGCAGCTGGCACAATATCACGCCAAAGATCCTAACAACCTCTTCATGGTCCGACTGGCTCAG GGTCTGACTCACCTGGGCAAAGGCACACTGACACTCTGTCCCTACCATAGCGACAGGCAGCTGATGAGTCAGGTCGCCGTGGCCGGGCTGCTCACCGTGCTCGTTTCCTTCCTCGACGTCAAGAACA TAATCCTGGGGAAGTCTCACTACATTCTTTACGGCCTGGTAGCAGCCATGCAGCCACGCATGCTGGTCACCTTCGATGAGGAACTACGACCACTTCCTGTATCTGTCAGAGTTGGACAG GCAGTGGATGTCGTGGGCCAGGCAGGCAAGCCCAAGGCCATCACAGGTTTCCAGACCCACACCACGCCGGTGCTGCTGGCCCATGGAGAGAGGGCCGAGCTGGCCACAGAAGAGTACCTCCCCGTCACTCCCATCCTGGAGGGCTTTGTCATCCTCCGCAAAAACCCCAACTATGAAACTTAA